Proteins encoded together in one Aggregicoccus sp. 17bor-14 window:
- a CDS encoding thiamine pyrophosphate-requiring protein: MSATVADYLLFRLSQWGVHRLYGYPGDGINGIMGALGRHPDFQFIQTRHEEMAAFMACAHAKFTGEVGVCLATSGPGAIHLLNGLYDAKLDHRPVVAIVGQQARAALGGHYQQEVDLPTLFKDVAHEYVQMVTEPSQVRHVVDRAVRIARAERTVTCIILPNDVQDLPYSPPERAHGTVHSGVGYSDPRVLPTEGDLRRAAELLNAGKKVAILAGAGAFGAADELVEVADVLGAGVAKALLGKAVLPDELPFVTGAIGLLGTKPSWDLMMGCDTLLMVGSSFPYSEFLPKEGQAKAVQIDLDGRMLSIRYPMDVNLTGDARETLRALLPLLQRKQDRGWREEVEKGVRQWWKVLEARAMESAKPINPQRVFWELSPRLPDGCILAADSGSSANWFARDVKIRKGMLASLSGNLATMGCGVPYAIGAKFAFPHRAVVALVGDGAMQMNGNAELVTIAKYWKEWQDPRLIVLVLNNRDLNQVTWEMRVMEGNPKYEASQDLPDFPYAKYAESLGLKGIRVDRPEQLGPAWDEAFRADRPVVLEAYTDPDVPPLPPHITLEQAKSFAASVLRGDPDRGGFIKQSLKGMVDTVLPHHDKK, translated from the coding sequence GCCACCGTCGCCGACTACCTCCTCTTCCGCCTCTCGCAGTGGGGCGTGCACCGGCTCTACGGCTACCCGGGCGACGGCATCAACGGCATCATGGGCGCGCTGGGGCGCCACCCCGACTTCCAGTTCATCCAGACGCGGCACGAGGAGATGGCGGCCTTCATGGCGTGCGCGCACGCCAAGTTCACCGGCGAGGTGGGCGTGTGCCTCGCCACCAGCGGCCCCGGCGCCATCCACCTGCTCAACGGCCTGTACGACGCGAAGCTGGACCACCGCCCGGTGGTGGCCATCGTGGGGCAGCAGGCGCGCGCGGCGCTGGGCGGGCACTACCAGCAGGAGGTGGACCTGCCCACGCTCTTCAAGGACGTGGCGCACGAGTACGTGCAGATGGTCACCGAGCCCTCGCAGGTGCGGCACGTGGTGGACCGCGCGGTGCGCATCGCGCGCGCCGAGCGCACCGTCACCTGCATCATCCTGCCCAACGACGTGCAGGACCTGCCCTACAGCCCGCCGGAGCGCGCGCACGGCACCGTGCACTCGGGCGTGGGCTACAGCGACCCGCGCGTGCTGCCCACGGAAGGAGACCTGCGGCGCGCGGCGGAGCTGCTGAATGCCGGCAAGAAGGTGGCCATCCTCGCGGGCGCGGGCGCCTTCGGCGCGGCGGACGAGCTGGTGGAGGTGGCCGACGTGCTCGGCGCGGGCGTGGCCAAGGCGCTCTTGGGCAAGGCGGTGCTGCCGGACGAGCTGCCCTTCGTGACGGGCGCCATCGGCCTGCTGGGCACCAAGCCCAGCTGGGACCTGATGATGGGCTGCGACACGCTCCTGATGGTGGGCTCGAGCTTCCCCTACTCCGAGTTCCTCCCCAAGGAGGGGCAGGCGAAGGCGGTGCAGATCGACCTGGACGGCCGCATGCTCTCCATCCGCTACCCGATGGACGTGAACCTCACGGGCGATGCGCGCGAGACCCTGCGCGCGTTGCTCCCGCTGCTGCAGCGCAAGCAGGACCGGGGCTGGCGCGAGGAGGTGGAGAAGGGCGTGCGGCAGTGGTGGAAGGTGCTGGAGGCGCGCGCGATGGAGTCCGCGAAGCCCATCAACCCGCAGCGCGTGTTCTGGGAGCTGTCCCCGCGGTTGCCGGACGGCTGCATCCTCGCGGCCGACTCCGGCAGCAGCGCCAACTGGTTCGCGCGCGACGTGAAGATCCGCAAGGGCATGCTGGCGAGCCTCTCCGGCAACCTCGCCACCATGGGCTGCGGCGTGCCCTACGCCATCGGGGCGAAGTTCGCGTTCCCCCACCGCGCGGTGGTGGCCCTGGTGGGCGACGGCGCGATGCAGATGAACGGCAACGCGGAGCTGGTCACCATCGCGAAGTACTGGAAGGAGTGGCAGGACCCGCGCCTCATCGTGCTCGTGCTCAACAACCGCGACCTCAACCAGGTGACGTGGGAGATGCGCGTGATGGAGGGCAACCCCAAGTACGAGGCGAGCCAGGACCTGCCGGACTTCCCCTACGCGAAGTACGCCGAGTCGCTCGGGCTCAAGGGCATCCGCGTGGACCGCCCCGAGCAGCTGGGGCCCGCCTGGGACGAGGCCTTCCGCGCCGACCGCCCCGTGGTGCTCGAGGCCTACACCGACCCGGACGTGCCCCCGCTCCCGCCGCACATCACCCTGGAGCAGGCCAAGTCCTTCGCCGCGAGCGTGCTCAGGGGCGACCCGGACCGCGGGGGCTTCATCAAGCAGAGCCTCAAGGGGATGGTGGACACGGTGCTGCCCCACCACGACAAGAAGTGA